In Salvelinus alpinus chromosome 22, SLU_Salpinus.1, whole genome shotgun sequence, one genomic interval encodes:
- the LOC139549100 gene encoding neuroblast differentiation-associated protein AHNAK-like isoform X1 — translation MCECLRGIFRVTWTPSSNADSDRELEESHVFTQAREPAVKDKRRSPPSDRPPTAPHANPHHSASPEDQESPERVVQKEKLHAELKQVLSLKRSHLKETSHLAQPEMDSSTEARAVEETASEVVEVVMETEPEAGASGYSVTGGGERGIFIKDVLKDSTAAKHLSLQQGDQLLSARVYFDNVKYEDALKILQCAEPYKVSFFLKRTIAGADVTMHPGADVTMHPGATSLELKGPKTKMQKMSVKSIKPFKAKKKRGGRFGLKRLKENKKGSTGAELEMEGSPSKVELNPIDVEFAFPKFKLRKDGKAEGTEQHGGVVATGRKKRMIRCPRMKANGAEVATGEVDITEPAGQADVSLPDVPGAKVKVKGKGHRFGIQFPKTKKTKSDTALSGGSLDLKPPDVKFTPPSVEFILPSGNKDVDLQKPEVKVKEGSKLMHREVELSLGLPSACHSDEIDGEIKAKGLAEGVEGSTGLSGIKMPAIDISAPNIDLQLDTRRTVPDEIEGPFFKGPNISMPKTDISLPKIGSSNMDIEGPEKGGKFCLPIVDISLPKMIPAEANVDVEGHIGKGGKFKTPTFDVSLPKFMSPEEHMNIEGPEVKGEFKMPKVDLLRPKGKAEGAVDIEGYLGKGGQFQMPTFDISLQKMKSSEREMNVERPEVKGGKIKMPSIDISLPKGKAEGNINIEGHSGKGGKFKMPSYDISPPKMKGDASLEGPELKGGKFEMPTLDISLAKGKTEGEVNIDANVGKEGKFSLPKIKLPKGDMKIEGSDMPTIDCLLPTGKTEGDMSVEGDASKGGKFHMPSLDISAPRVKLPEGKAVVEGPEIKGGKVEMPKMDVSLPKGKTAGEVNIEGHVSKGGKFKMPKFGISFPKLKSPEVKVNTEGPEVKGGKFIMPTIGISIPKGKSEGDINVEGDSEAGGKFHMPTCDISLPKMKSPEADISLEGPEVKGGKCHMPTIDISLPKGKGAIDTEGHSGKGGKFQMPAFDISLPKMKTPDGEVSLEGPEVKGGNINMPTMNISLPKGKMEGEAKGHASKGGKFHMPSIDISLPKMKLPEGEVKVEGPGARGGKIEMPSIDISLPKGKMEGEIDIEGHSGKEGRFHMPTFDVSLPKMKSLEPDVSLEGPDVKGGKFHMPTIDFSLSKEKGEIDTQGHSGKGGKFQMPALDISLPKMKTPEAEVSLEGPDVKGGKFEMPKIDISLPKGKTEGEIDIEGHLGKKGKFHMPTFDMSLPKMKSNDGDMKLEGPEVKGSKIHMPAIDNSLPKGKAECDLQVDGHGGKGGKFHMPSIDISLPKMKLPEGEVKVEGPEAKGGKFEIPTIDISLQKGKAEGEIDMEGHSGKGGKFHMPKFDVSLPKIKLPEGDIKLEGPEGKGNKIHIPNIDISLPKGKTEGDIEVEGHGGKRGKFPMPSIDISLPKMKLPEGEVKGGNIEMPLIDISLPKGKMEGEIDIEVHSGKEGRFHMPTFDVSLPKMKSLEPDVSLEGPDVKGGKFEMPKIDISLPKGKTEGETDIEEHSGNGGKFHMTSFDVSLPKMKHPVGDVKEGLEVKGGKFKMPKIEAEGRSGVKLPTVKRPTVDISAPKVYLDSGLSKAKGDDREEMELLKAEGDRPSSGSSFDMPDVSLKMPRFSLPKFGGKSSGDVNLEGYGTEDDIDISPPRADSEGRPASAEIRGEGKIEGKLKKPKIKMPMFGISKKDVSIASPDVEIKTKKGKVDIPKPGISVEHPADKTNRKYRLKFPKFKKSSPKGKLPEGEIDVSMDSGMEGKGGFHAPGDTIKMPKFSMPGFGSQEIDFDRSGPSAELDVKGKVKIPPVEISLPAAKKSEQEVLLPKAEVDVSEADIRGYEGNLKIPKMPTIDVSAPKIDLDVTLPKIKHETKIEGVGGKFKMPNIKMPDIDLSLPKEKTGDIDASKVEIEGRGGKFKMPVIKMPKVDISLPTGKHRAMDVSTVEIEGEGVKFKMPHMEIPNVDISFTKGKSGGIEGPEMEIEGGGGKFKMPHMKMPKVDLSLPKGKYGDISTPEMEMEGGGKFNMPHMKMPNIAISLPKGKSGEIEGPDMEIQGEGGKLKMPHMKIPKVDLSITKGKSGDISAPAMEMEGDQFKRPHMKMPNIHISLPKGKTGDVNATESEIEGDGGKFQMPHMKMPNIGISLPKGKSGDISTPEMEMEGGGKCKMPHMKMPNIDIALPKGKGGETEEPEMEIEGGGRKLKMPHMKMPNVDISLPKGKTGDVNAPNLEIEGEGGKFKTPHMKMPNIGISLPKGKSGEIEGPEMDIEGEGGKFKVPHMTIPNIGISLPRGETGEIEAPEMEIQAEGGKFKMPKVDISLPKGKSGEIRAPEMEVKGGNFKMPHMKMPKVDISLPKGRTGDVNAPELEMDGEGGRYKMPEIKLPNIDITMAKGNSGDIDAEIKQPNAEAEGKIKMPLIGLPKFTTPNLDLDMNVGKPNHGAEVHGKNSDTTGSHSEGDHKMKIKMPTIDIECPKGDLELDIGFHKAEGKKDRKIIELPDLDLKTSGTKGKGPKVKGTKFKIGMPKMKNTGDQALDAATKKTGKENEGASGRFMIKKTKLGKGADVAADAMAGGSALPNISLPDVGFSVSKGASQEDECHGPEMRAKLPKFKLPNVEISGPSMTGQGGAQINSGQQENKDGIKFQMPKVTLPSVGLKSKQGSAEPTGTDASTENGFTLPHLGIKVPKLPDIDFDIGASQAEDQGADTSTRQKIKIPKFGVALPAIFSPEARVHLKDPEVEYEGPKMPKVKKAVFVLVNPQTDHSTMSTICEASVESGEAKIRMPKIKMKPSFGKSGSKENSVALSIEGDVDGADKSKGAKQKIPKVTFSPGKTGSFDVTLKGEGSSSSINGEKVSTFQNGSKEDKAKFVKLKLPKIELSSPYSKIGSGEEDLEMSAKLVNESSGTDGETKRKKVKSGKMSFPGFKKKTSKGEEETQDNVVSSSARTEMLDQDSSESPTPMVSIGFVPGKSRGQAEAESRKKELEGKHSTWFKAPKFNLKPNSTGILLITPEGSPQGSRSSLQCQGVDETAGTFRLQMPSTGFSTQEVSEENVTTTKKGTVTVVTKTTKNTVTESRTGQTHTSLSHCNY, via the exons GTGAAAGACAAAAGGCGGTCTCCCCCTTCGGACAGGCCTCCCACCGCCCCCCACGCCAACCCTCACCACAGTGCCTCCCCAGAGGACCAGGAGAGCCCAGAGAGAGTG GTTCAGAAAGAGAAACTGCATGCAGAGCTGAAGCAGGTGCTGAGTCTGAAGAGAAGCCACCTGAAAGAGACGTCTCATTTGGCCCAACCGGAGATGGATTCTTCAACAGAGGCCCGAGCAGTG GAGGAGACTGCATCTGAGGTGGTGGAGGTTGTGATGGAGACAGAGCCTGAGGCCGGAGCCAGTGGCTACAGTGTCACAGGTGGAGGGGAGCGAGGCATCTTCATTAAGGACGTCCTTAAAGACTCCACTGCAGCAAAGCATCTTAGCCTCCAGCAAG GAGATCAGTTGCTCAGTGCAAGAGTCTACTTTGACAATGTGAAGTATGAAGATGCCCTGAAGATCTTGCAGTGTGCAGAGCCTTATAAAGTCTCCTTTTTCCTGAAGAGGACCATCGCCGGCGCTGATGTCACCATGCACCCTGGCGCTGATGTCACCATGCACCCTGGCGCCACCAGCTTGGAACTGAAAGGACCCAAAACCAAGATGCAGAAAATG AGTGTCAAGAGCATCAAACCTTTCAAAGCGAAGAAAAAGAGGGGAGGACGTTTTGGATTGAAAAGGCTGAAGGAAAACAAGAAAGGGAGCACTGGAGCAgagttagagatggagggatcCCCTTCCAAGGTGGAGCTCAACCCCATTGACGTGGAGTTTGCCTTCCCAAAGTTCAAGCTGAGGAAGGATGGGAAGGCAGAGGGAACTGAGCAGCATGGAGGAGTGGTCGCCACTggcaggaagaagaggatgataaGGTGTCCCAGGATGAAAGCAAATGGTGCTGAGGTGGCTACAGGAGAAGTTGACATAACAGAACCAGCGGGACAGGCTGATGTCTCCCTGCCAGACGTGCCTGGAGCTAAAGTCAAAGTCAAAGGAAAGGGCCACAGGTTCGGAATTCAGTTCCCTAAAACAAAAAAGACTAAATCGGACACTGCCTTGTCTGGAGGGTCCCTGGACCTGAAACCTCCTGATGTCAAATTCACACCACCCTCAGTGGAATTCATTTTGCCATCTGGAAACAAGGACGTTGACCTACAGAAACCAGAAGTGAAAGTCAAGGAGGGGTCAAAATTGATGCACCGAGAGGTAGAGCTTTCATTAGGACTCCCCTCAGCCTGTCACTCTGATGAAATTGATGGTGAGATAAAAGCAAAAGGTTTAGCTGAAGGAGTTGAAGGGTCAACAGGCCTATCTGGCATTAAGATGCCAGCTATTGACATCTCTGCACCCAACATAGATCTGCAGCTGGACACCCGGCGTACAGTGCCAGACGAGATAGAGGGACCCTTTTTTAAAGGGCCAAATATATCCATGCCCAAAACTGACATCTCATTACCAAAGATTGGATCATCTAACATGGATATTGAAGGTCCAGAAAAGGGTGGAAAATTTTGCCTGCCAATTGTTGACATTTCACTGCCAAAGATGATACCAGCAGAAGCAAATGTTGATGTGGAAGGACACATTGGAAAAGGAGGCAAGTTCAAAACACCAACTTTTGATGTTTCTCTTCCAAAATTCATGTCTCCAGAGGAGCATATGAATATAGAGGGGCCTGAAGTCAAAGGGGAGTTCAAAATGCCAAAAGTTGACCTTTTACGCCCAAAAGGTAAAGCAGAGGGAGCGGTGGACATTGAAGGATACTTAGGAAAAGGAGGTCAATTTCAGATGCCCACATTTGACATTTCTCTACAAAAAATGAAGTCATCAGAGAGAGAAATGAATGTAGAACGACCTGAAGTGAAGGGTGGCAAAATTAAAATGCCCTCTATTGACATATCTCTCCCTAAAGGAAAAGCAGAGGGGAATATTAACATTGAGGGACATTCTGGAAAAGGAGGCAAGTTCAAAATGCCCTCATATGACATTTCTCCTCCTAAAATGAAGGGTGATGCTAGTTTAGAGGGACCTGAATTGAAAGGGGGAAAGTTTGAAATGCCCACACTTGATATTTCCCTTGCCAAAGGAAAAACAGAGGGTGAAGTCAACATTGATGCAAATGTAGGAAAAGAAGGAAAGTTCTCTCTTCCAAAAATAAAGTTACCAAAGGGTGACATGAAAATAGAAGGATCTGATATGCCCACTATAGATTGTTTACTCCCAACAGGAAAAACAGAAGGTGACATGAGCGTTGAAGGAGATGCATCTAAAGGCGGAAAGTTTCACATGCCTTCACTTGATATTTCTGCTCCAAGAGTGAAGTTACCAGAGGGTAAAGCCGTAGTAGAAGGCCCTGAAATTAAAGGTGGAAAGGTTGAGATGCCAAAAATGGATGTTTCCCTTCCAAAAGGCAAAACAGCGGGAGAAGTTAACATTGAAGGCCATGTCAGTAAAGGGGGCAAGTTTAAGATGCCCAAATTCGGCATTTCTTTCCCGAAATTGAAGTCACCAGAGGTTAAGGTCAACACAGAGGGACCTGAAGTCAAAGGAGGGAAGTTTATAATGCCTACAATTGGCATTTCAATACCAAAAGGAAAATCGGAAGGTGACATCAATGTTGAAGGAGATTCTGAAGCAGGAGGCAAATTTCATATGCCCACATGTGACATTTCTCTTCCAAAAATGAAGTCACCAGAAGCAGATATCAGTTTAGAAGGACCAGAAGTCAAAGGAGGAAAGTGTCACATGCCAACAATTGACATTTCCCTTCCCAAGGGAAAGGGAGCAATTGACACTGAAGGACATTCTGGGAAAGGAGGCAAGTTCCAAATGCCAGCATTCGATATATCACTTCCAAAAATGAAGACACCAGATGGGGAAGTCAGCCTAGAAGGCCCTGAAGTCAAAGGGGGGAACATTAATATGCCAACAATGAACATTTCTCTTCCAAAAGGAAAAATGGAAGGAGAAGCTAAGGGACATGCAAGCAAAGGGGGCAAATTTCACATGCCCTCAATTGACATTTCCCTTCCAAAAATGAAGTTGCCTGAAGGTGAAGTCAAAGTAGAAGGCCCCGGAGCCAGAGGGGGAAAGATTGAAATGCCATCGATTGATATTTCACTTCCCAAAGGAAAAATGGAGGGGGAAATTGACATTGAAGGACATTCTGGAAAAGAAGGAAGATTTCATATGCCTACATTTGACGTTTCACTTCCAAAaatgaagtcactagaaccagatGTCAGTTTAGAAGGACCGGACGTCAAAGGAGGGAAGTTTCATATGCCAACAATTGACTTTTCCCTTTCCAAGGAAAAGGGTGAGAttgacactcaaggacattctggAAAAGGAGGCAAGTTCCAAATGCCAGCATTGGATATATCACTTCCAAAAATGAAGACACCAGAAGCAGAAGTCAGCCTAGAAGGCCCTGATGTGAAAGGTGGAAAGTTTGAAATGCCAAAGATTGATATTTCACTTCCAAAAGGAAAAACAGAAGGGGAAATAGACATTGAAGGACATTTGGGGAAAAAAGGAAAGTTTCACATGCCCACATTCGACATGTCCTTGCCAAAAATGAAGTCAAATGATGGTGACATGAAATTAGAGGGGCCAGAAGTGAAAGGTAGTAAAATACATATGCCTGCCATTGACAATTCTCTTCCAAAGGGGAAGGCAGAATGTGATCTTCAGGTTGACGGGCATGGTGGCAAAGGGGGGAAGTTCCATATGCCCTCAATTGACATTTCTCTTCCAAAAATGAAGTTGCCTGAAGGTGAAGTCAAAGTTGAAGGCCCTGAAGCCAAAGGTGGAAAGTTTGAAATTCCAACAATTGATATTTCACTTCAAAAAGGAAAAGCAGAGGGAGAAATTGACATGGAAGGACATTCTGGAAAAGGAGGAAAGTTTCATATGCCAAAGTTTGATGTATCGCTACCAAAAATTAAGCTCCCAGAGGGTGACATCAAACTAGAGGGACCGGAAGGGAAAGGCAACAAAATACATATACCTAACATTGACATTTCTCTTCCTAAAGGGAAAACTGAAGGAGATATTGAGGTTGAGGGGCATGGTGGCAAAAGGGGCAAGTTTCCCATGCCCTCAATTGACATTTCCCTTCCAAAAATGAAGTTGCCTGAAGGTGAAGTCAAAGGTGGAAACATTGAGATGCCATTGATTGATATTTCACTTCCCAAAGGAAAGATGGAGGGGGAAATTGACATTGAAGTTCATTCTGGAAAAGAAGGAAGATTTCATATGCCTACATTTGACGTTTCCCTTCCAAAaatgaagtcactagaaccagatGTCAGTTTAGAAGGACCGGACGTCAAAGGAGGGAAGTTTGAAATGCCAAAGATTGATATTTCACTTCCAAAAggaaaaacagagggagaaactgACATTGAAGAACATTCTGGAAATGGAGGAAAGTTTCATATGACCTCCTTTGATGTGTCACTACCAAAGATGAAGCACCCAGTGGGTGATGTCAAAGAAGGCCTTGAAGTCAAAGGGGGGAAGTTTAAAATGCCCAAAATCGAAGCAGAGGGTAGGAGTGGAGTCAAGTTACCAACTGTTAAACGGCCAACAGTAGACATATCTGCACCAAAGGTTTACTTAGACTCTGGCCTGTCAAAAGCTAAAGGAGATGATAGGGAAGAGATGGAGCTACTAAAAGCAGAGGGTGATAGGCCATCCTCTGGGTCAAGTTTTGACATGCCAGATGTCTCTCTTAAAATGCCAAGATTTTCTCTCCCTAAATTTGGTGGAAAGTCTAGTGGAGATGTAAACCTAGAAGGATATGGCACAGAGGATGATATTGATATCAGCCCCCCACGAGCGGATAGTGAGGGCAGACCAGCATCAGCGGAAATACGCGGAGAGGGAAAAATAGAAGGTAAACTAAAGAAGCCCAAAATAAAAATGCCAATGTTTGGAATATCTAAGAAAGATGTATCAATAGCCAGCCCTGATGTGGAAATCAAGACAAAAAAAGGGAAAGTGGACATTCCAAAGCCAGGGATCAGTGTAGAACATCCAGCAGACAaaacaaatagaaaatatagACTAAAATTCCCAAAGTTTAAGAAGTCATCTCCTAAAGGTAAACTaccagagggagagatagatgtcTCAATGGATAGTGGAATGGAAGGGAAAGGTGGCTTTCATGCACCCGGTGATACAATCAAAATGCCAAAGTTCTCCATGCCAGGGTTTGGCTCACAGGAGATAGACTTTGACAGGAGTGGGCCCAGTGCTGAACTAGATGTCAAAGGGAAGGTAAAAATACCACCAGTGGAGATATCCCTGCCAGCTGCCAAGAAATCTGAGCAAGAAGTGTTACTCCCAAAGGCTGAGGTGGATGTGTCTGAGGCTGACATCAGAGGTTATGAAGGAAACCTGAAAATCCCTAAAATGCCAACTATTGATGTATCAGCACCCAAAATTGACCTTGATGTAACTCTGCCTAAAATCAAGCATGAAACAAAAATTGAGGGGGTAGGAGGCAAATTTAAGATGCCAAACATCAAAATGCCTGATATAGATTTATCACTTCCTAAAGAAAAAACTGGTGACATTGATGCATCCAAGGTTGAAATTGAGGGAAGGGGTGGAAAATTCAAGATGCCTGTCATTAAAATGCCAAAGGTTGACATATCACTTCCAACAGGGAAACATAGAGCAATGGATGTATCCACAGTGGAAATTGAAGGAGAAGGTGTAAAATTCAAGATGCCACATATGGAAATTCCAAATGTTGATATATCATTTACCAAAGGAAAAAGTGGAGGGATTGAAGGGCCAGAGATGGAAATTGAAGGAGGGGGCGGAAAATTCAAAATGCCACATATGAAAATGCCAAAGGTAGACTTATCACTTCCGAAGGGAAAGTATGGAGACATCAGTACACCAGAAATGGAAATGGAAGGAGGAGGAAAATTCAATATGCCACATATGAAAATGCCAAATATTGCCATATCACTTCCCAAAGGAAAAAGTGGAGAGATTGAAGGACCAGACATGGAAAttcagggagagggaggaaaattGAAGATGCCACATATGAAAATACCAAAGGTAGACTTATCAATTACGAAGGGAAAGTCTGGAGACATCAGTGCACCAGCAATGGAAATGGAAGGAGATCAATTCAAGAGGCCACATATGAAAATGCCAAATATTCATATATCACTTCCAAAAGGAAAAACTGGTGATGTTAATGCAACTGAATCGGAaattgagggagatggaggaaaaTTCCAGATGCCACATATGAAAATGCCAAATATTGGTATATCACTTCCCAAAGGAAAAAGTGGAGACATCAGTACACCAGAAATGGAAATGGAAGGAGGAGGAAAATGTAAGATGCCACATATGAAAATGCCAAACATTGATATAGCACTTCCCAAAGGAAAAGGTGGAGAAACTGAAGAACCAGAGATGGAAATTGAAGGAGGGGGCAGAAAATTAAAGATGCCACATATGAAAATGCCAAATGTTGATATATCACTTCCAAAAGGAAAAACTGGAGATGTTAATGCACCTAATTTGGAAATTGAGGGAGAAGGAGGAAAATTCAAGACGCCACATATGAAAATGCCAAATATTGGTATATCACTTCCCAAAGGAAAAAGTGGAGAGATTGAAGGACCAGAGATGGACATTGAAGGAGAGGGTGGAAAATTCAAGGTGCCACATATGACAATACCAAATATTGGTATATCACTTCCAAGAGGAGAAACTGGAGAGATTGAAGCACCAGAGATGGAAATTCAGGCAGAGGGAGGAAAGTTCAAAATGCCAAAGGTAGATATATCACTTCCGAAAGGAAAGTCTGGAGAAATTAGAGCACCAGAAATGGAAGTCAAAGGAGGAAATTTCAAGATGCCACATATGAAAATGCCAAAGGTAGACATATCACTTCCAAAAGGAAGAACTGGAGATGTTAATGCACCTGAATTGGAAATGGATGGTGAGGGTGGAAGATATAAGATGCCAGAAATCAAACTGCCAAATATAGATATTACAATGGCAAAGGGAAATTCTGGTGACATTGATGCTGAAATCAAACAGCCCAACGCTGAGGCAGAAGGAAAGATAAAAATGCCTTTGATTGGTTTACCAAAGTTTACAACTCCCAACCTTGATTTGGACATGAATGTTGGAAAACCCAACCATGGAGCTGAGGTTCATGGGAAAAATTCAGACACAACTGGTTCACATTCTGAGGGAGACCATAAGATGAAAATCAAAATGCCAACAATAGACATAGAGTGCCCAAAAGGAGATCTGGAGCTGGATATAGGCTTCCATAAAGCTGAGGGAAAGAAGGACAGAAAAATAATAGAGTTGCCTGACTTAGACCTTAAAACTTCTGGTACCAAAGGTAAGGGGCCAAAAGTCAAAGGCACCAAATTCAAAATTGGAATGCCAAAAATGAAGAACACTGGAGATCAAGCATTAGATGCAGCCACAAAGAAGACAGGGAAAGAGAATGAAGGGGCCAGTGGTAGATTCATGATTAAGAAGACAAAGCTTGGCAAAGGTGCAGATGTGGCGGCAGATGCGATGGCAGGTGGTTCTGCGTTGCCAAACATCTCCCTCCCAGATGTGGGCTTCTCAGTATCCAAAGGAGCCAGCCAAGAGGATGAATGTCATGGTCCAGAGATGCGTGCTAAATTGCCAAAATTCAAACTCCCTAACGTGGAGATCTCAGGTCCTTCAATGACTGGCCAAGGAGGAGCACAAATCAACAGCGGACAACAAGAAAACAAAGATGGTATCAAGTTTCAAATGCCAAAGGTTACTCTACCGTCTGTGGGGCTGAAGAGCAAACAAGGCTCTGCCGAGCCCACTGGCACAGATGCCAGCACAGAGAATGGATTCACATTACCTCATCTTGGAATCAAAGTCCCCAAATTACCAGATATAGACTTTGATATTGGAGCATCTCAAGCTGAGGACCAAGGGGCAGATACAAGTACAAGACAAAAAATCAAAATACCCAAGTTCGGGGTGGCTTTACCTGCTATTTTTTCACCTGAAGCTAGAGTACATTTGAAGGACCCAGAGGTTGAGTATGAAGGCCCTAAAATGCCCAAAGTTAAAAAAGCTGTATTTGTTTTGGTGAATCCCCAAACAGACCACTCCACTATGTCCACTATATGTGAAGCAAGTGTAGAGTCTGGAGAGGCTAAAATCAGAATGCCAAAGATCAAAATGAAGCCATCATTTGGAAAGTCAGGATCCAAGGAAAATAGTGTTGCTTTGAGCATTGAAGGAGACGTGGATGGAGCTGACAAGTCAAAGGGAGCAAAGCAAAAAATTCCCAAAGTCACCTTCTCTCCAGGCAAAACAGGTTCATTTGATGTAACCCTAAAAGGTGAGGGGTCTAGTTCCAGCATCAATGGTGAGAAAGTTTCAACATTCCAGAATGGATCCAAGGAGGATAAAGCTAAGTTTGTGAAGCTCAAGCTTCCAAAGATAGAGTTGTCCTCGCCATATTCAAAAATAGGCAGTGGAGAAGAGGACCTTGAAATGAGTGCTAAGCTTGTCAATGAGTCCTCAGGAACTGACGGAGAAACAAAGAGGAAGAAAGTGAAATCAGGCAAAATGTCCTTCCCGGGATTTAAGAAGAAGACATcaaaaggagaggaggaaactCAAGACAATGTGGTGTCCTCATCGGCCAGGACAGAAATGCTAGATCAGGATAGTTCAGAATCACCAACGCCCATGGTCTCCATTGGCTTTGTTCCAGGGAAGTCTAGGGGGCAGGCAGAGGCTGAGAGCAGAAAGAAGGAGCTGGAAGGAAAGCATTCGACCTGGTTCAAGGCCCCCAAATTCAACCTGAAACCCAACTCAACAGGAATCCTCCTCATTACACCAGAAGGTTCTCCCCAGGGCAGCAGATCCTCGCTCCAATGCCAGGGTGTAGATGAAACTGCAGGTACCTTCCGGCTCCAGATGCCAAGCACGGGGTTCTCCACGCAGGAGGTGTCTGAGGAGAATGTTACCACAACAAAGAAGGGAACCGTAACTGTGGTGACAAAGACGACAAAAAATACGGTAACAGAGTCCAGAACTGGTCAAACCCACACATCGCTATCCCATTGTAATTACTGA